The following proteins come from a genomic window of Diorhabda sublineata isolate icDioSubl1.1 chromosome 7, icDioSubl1.1, whole genome shotgun sequence:
- the LOC130446839 gene encoding uncharacterized protein LOC130446839 — MVMNIVGIVILGLVCTGIGANAIFTNNEIGNLLAPGDLTAFSNPLNIFRNSYKRRCPLCDPSIYSYCTDKLFHDSCCCNNPNNPYEQLPYQCKFADCSFLHANSCSEHKLITACCCISLYR; from the exons ATGGTGATGAACATTGTTGGTATTGTAATTTTGGGGCTTGTTTGTACTGGAATTGGAGCGAACG CTATATTCACAAATAATGAAATCGGAAATCTACTGGCACCTGGAGATTTAACAGCATTTTCAAATCCTTTAAATATCTTTAGAAATTCGTATAAAAGGAGATGTCCTCTCTGCGACCCCTCTATCTATAGTTATTGTACCGATAAACTATTCCACGATTCCTGCTGTTGTAATAATCCTAATAATCCTTAtg AACAACTTCCGTATCAATGTAAATTCGCGGACTGTAGCTTTCTTCATGCAAATTCTTGCTCGGAACATAAACTGATCACAGCTTGCTGTTGTATTAGTCTTTATCGatag